Within the Musa acuminata AAA Group cultivar baxijiao chromosome BXJ2-9, Cavendish_Baxijiao_AAA, whole genome shotgun sequence genome, the region ACATAGTTGCTAGGGTCTGATGACCTTTGAAGAATCTACCTTTCCATCTCAATCTATAGAGACAGTGTGAAGTTCTAGTACATGAGCATGAAGCACCCATTAATGTAAGACTTGTAGCTAAACCAACAGAAaaccaacagaaaaaaaaaagtggtaCCTAAAAGTTGAAAGAGATTAATAGAAATCAAAGCTCTTAAATGGCTTTTACTTACTAAGAACACTACTTTCTAGGAAGAAGAAGCACTTCCAAGTTCTTACGAAGATTGAACCAGAGACTTCAATATAGAACATGACACCTAAAAGTCAGAAGTTGATTGGGTGTATTCTATATAACCTCATTGAAGAAGAATGCAAGAGCAAAGAAGACTTCTCCTTGGGAAGTCTGACTCAGTCTCCACAGCTTACAGGAATTAATCTGAGTTCAAAATTTAATGATTCTTAATCAATTTGACTCTTGCATGTATCCACCTACTCCAAGTAGATatctttcatgatcaattttgttTTTGGAAGTTGAAAGTGATCTTTACAATTGAAATACTGGATGATGAGATGTAAGATTTAGATAATAGAAGAGTTATATCCAAGCTCAGGTAACCTGCAATATCACACATGATACTTGTTTGAATGTGATGCTATCCAGAGCATAATTTAACAGGAGTTTTAGTGATGATCCAAGTGTGGAATGTCCAAtcagaatttatatatttttttgggcATTGGTAGACTACTTGTAAGAAATTTGGATTTAATACTACGATAAAAAGGAGATATATTGATGCTCAGTTCATAGCAGGAAAGTATATATAGTTcatcttattattttatattggtgTATTGATTGATCATCGTATGATACATATCAAACTGTATCGAAGTACTGATATATGATATGATGAAATGTATCGAAAAATCAGTATGTACTGTCCGTATCGATCCCTAATCAAATCGATACGTATCACCTATACTAGATCATATATTACGGTACGATAAATCTATTATATTGTGACCATAAGATCACCTAAATTTCATACAAAAatttaatatatcttattttacaTTACACAATCTATAATTGGCTCAAAATACTCCATTCTGACAATTTTTTTGGAAGTCTGATGATCTCAGGCAATTTGAAGTAATAAAGAAAACTAAGCAGAATAATAGCATTTCCAATCTTAATATTTAATGtctaaaaataagaagatttaccAGCCTTTGGCATTACCTCTTTCAAGAAATAAGACACCCTAGCAAGCAAGCATGAATTCCACAAAATCCTCAACTTTTTGTAATATCTTTGGGTAACCACATCAACCGAAATAATCACCTCTAgcccttaaaactctcttttcttGCAAATCACAAACCATGGCAATGAGCATGTGAATTTTACAACACCAAAACTTGAACTCATTTCTAAAGTCAACTTAGGCAACTCAGTATAGAtgtcaaaaaattataattatttttattttgatggatTATTGCATAATTATTAGGTCATATATTCGACTTTACTCCGATTAGTGTAATATTATGGAAAAAATAAAATTGGGCACCtgtgaattattcattatatttCCCATATCATTATCCAAAACTCGATTTGAAATGCTTACTTAGCCCAAACTTATTAGTGGACACCCTACTCATCTTAAGCGGGTCAAATAGATACGGCTACACAAAAAAATCCGACCCGCTATCAGCCCTATGATCATTTATTGCCACTTCTATAGATTTCTTGGGCCTTAAGCTGTCATCATGTGGTCCACTAAAGACATTGTGGGCCAAGTACCACTAAATGTGCCGGTTCGAGTTCGAAACGAACCGGACACGATCGATTCGATCACGGTCGACCCAATCCTATCCGATCTTGATCCAATCCCCCAACATAGGGTTCGTTTGATCGAGCCACACGTCTAATTGGATCTCTTTCAGGATTCAATTCAATCGATGCAAGAAGAATCCATCATATTCCATTCGGTGGCGCATTCTTGTCGATCTGATACCGACGCAATATGATTGGAGGACTTGCTGTCTTGAACTGTGGAATGTGACACACCCTGTCACCAACCCCACAATAATTTTAAGAACACCATatttaaaagatatttttaaaagggatattaatatataaaaaaataaaaaatataaattttatttataaaattataaagaaaagaaaaaggacagagagacttgtaaacttaagattaaAAGGATGAATACAAAATCACTATGGAAAATatatactttcataaatatatttcttataaATAATGTAGCAGTAAAATGTCAACCAATAATAtcaaaaggatatatatatatatatatgttttaattaAATGTCAACCAAAAAAAAACAAGAAGACCGAGAGATCACTACTGCCATTCATTTATTTGAGTGGCTTTTGGAGCCACCGAACGGCTCTCTTCTCTGCTCTTCTCCTCTCATCACGCTGCTGCCCTCTCTGCCATCTCAAGAGCCCTTCACATTCCAAGTCCCCTCCTATATACTCCCTGCCTtcatctccctcctcctcctccctctccgacGACTGCGCAAGGagaaggaaggagagagagagagatggcagtCCAATGGAAGCCGAGTTGTTCTTTGAGGAGCCCACGTGCTCCATTACTGACACCCTCTTCGTCGTTTCCATCTTCACCAGCTTCCATGCCGCTCCTCCTGCACATGGCAAAAGGAAGAAGCGGGCTCAGCTATCGCGGCCGCCGCTTCGTCGTCCGGTCGAGCAGCGGAGCCGGCAGCGGGAGTCTGGAGAGCGGATGGCAGCGCTGGTGGCGGCCCCCGGAGAAGGGATTGGGGACGTCCGACGTCAGCCTCAGCGATGTCCTCTGGCCCTCGGCAGGTGCTGCTCCTCCTCGTGTGATCTTGTGATGTTGGGAATGGCGCGTGGTGGTGAACGAATTGGATGCCGCAGGTGCGTTCGCAGCGATGGCGTTGCTGGGGAGGTTGGATCAGATGGTGGCTTCCCGGGGCCTGTCCTTCACCATTGCTCCTCTGGGGGCTGTGTGTGCCGTGCTGTTCACTAACCCTAATGCTCCTGCTGCCCAGGTTCGAACACCTCTTGCTCTTGCTCAGTCACTTATGTTGCAGATTATTGGCATACAACAGAGTTCTGTGCTGTTGGAGGAGGTGGAACCTACTTGACTTAAAACTAATTCCTTTGGTTCTC harbors:
- the LOC135623632 gene encoding uncharacterized protein LOC135623632 — encoded protein: MAVQWKPSCSLRSPRAPLLTPSSSFPSSPASMPLLLHMAKGRSGLSYRGRRFVVRSSSGAGSGSLESGWQRWWRPPEKGLGTSDVSLSDVLWPSAGAFAAMALLGRLDQMVASRGLSFTIAPLGAVCAVLFTNPNAPAAQKYNVFVAQIGCAAFGVLALAIFGPGWLARGAALAASMAFMIATGTTHPPAASLPILFIDGAKFHHLNFWYALFPGAVGCVFLCLIQEMVTFLKRNCKF